In a single window of the Falsirhodobacter halotolerans genome:
- a CDS encoding FadR/GntR family transcriptional regulator produces the protein MKERQPKTRPSFADHVYNSIYGRISNGEYAPEQKLPSEMLLATEFGVSRPVLRDALERLRSEGYIVSRQGAGNFVSVRHVNTLGFGRIETIADIQRCYEFRLTVEPQTARLAAERRDDRLLSEIKRALDLMGVATGSTMHREDADFTFHMAVAKGANNSYFEATMRALHEQISVGMKMHGQSLLREGQVGLQRVLDEHRGIYLAIASADGDAAANLMRRHIVCSQNRLFGGITIDLRHQTNQNNE, from the coding sequence TTGAAAGAGCGTCAGCCGAAAACGCGTCCGTCCTTTGCCGATCACGTCTACAACTCGATTTACGGGCGGATCAGCAATGGTGAATACGCACCCGAACAGAAGCTCCCCTCGGAGATGCTTCTGGCGACGGAATTCGGCGTGTCACGCCCTGTCCTGCGCGACGCCTTGGAGCGGTTGCGATCGGAAGGTTACATCGTCTCGCGTCAGGGTGCCGGCAATTTCGTCAGCGTACGGCACGTGAACACCCTTGGCTTCGGCCGCATCGAAACCATCGCCGACATCCAACGCTGCTATGAATTCCGCCTCACGGTCGAGCCACAAACGGCACGGCTGGCCGCGGAACGTCGCGATGACAGGTTACTTTCGGAGATCAAGCGCGCGTTGGATCTGATGGGCGTTGCGACCGGATCAACAATGCATCGTGAGGATGCGGATTTTACATTTCACATGGCGGTGGCGAAAGGGGCGAACAATTCCTATTTCGAAGCGACAATGCGCGCCTTGCACGAACAGATTTCTGTGGGAATGAAGATGCACGGGCAATCGCTGTTGCGAGAGGGGCAAGTTGGTCTTCAACGTGTGCTGGACGAGCATCGCGGCATCTATCTTGCCATAGCCTCGGCAGACGGTGATGCTGCCGCGAACCTGATGCGGCGGCACATTGTCTGCTCGCAAAACAGGCTTTTCGGCGGTATTACAATTGATTTGCGCCATCAAACCAACCAAAATAATGAATGA
- a CDS encoding TniQ family protein — translation MAHLFPLLPFCTDETHWSWAARMAALHIRGPIGIFLRDLGLDPYLLSIGDVGEVTRLCVIAGQDPKPVLRNTVTQHSSRSWRLGKEALTDCLCPQQELRFCPACLAEDDAMADGQDIAIHRRERLIWRLKPINSCPKHRLPLIRRERSDSAVGKGVFADCVPETATMLLDIADHAEPCLGSSLQTYIADRLAGRPGPAWPDSLPLEPVIRITAQLGAALKGGPYVVFDDLPDTEQDVASACGWSYIAKGEAGIRHALQVLQAGFETNDSTCIIKHWRAFVPLDDVLWHPPLCRPLRRIFDERFASIPGN, via the coding sequence ATGGCACACCTGTTTCCCCTGCTACCGTTCTGCACGGACGAAACCCATTGGTCATGGGCGGCTCGCATGGCCGCCCTCCATATTCGTGGCCCCATTGGCATCTTCCTGCGTGATCTCGGCCTTGATCCTTATTTGCTGTCCATCGGCGACGTGGGTGAGGTAACCCGCCTGTGCGTGATTGCCGGGCAGGACCCGAAACCAGTGTTGCGAAACACCGTGACGCAGCATAGCAGCCGGAGCTGGCGCCTTGGGAAAGAAGCGTTGACCGACTGTCTATGCCCACAGCAGGAACTCCGCTTTTGTCCAGCCTGTCTGGCAGAGGACGATGCCATGGCGGACGGTCAGGACATTGCTATCCACCGGCGAGAAAGGCTGATTTGGCGGCTGAAGCCAATCAACTCCTGTCCAAAACACCGGCTGCCCCTGATCCGTCGTGAACGATCTGACTCGGCTGTTGGTAAGGGCGTCTTCGCCGACTGCGTGCCTGAAACCGCCACCATGCTCTTGGATATTGCGGACCATGCTGAGCCTTGTCTGGGTTCGTCGCTCCAGACTTATATCGCCGACCGGCTTGCAGGTCGCCCTGGCCCGGCATGGCCGGACAGTCTGCCTCTGGAACCGGTGATCAGGATTACCGCACAATTGGGCGCAGCGTTGAAGGGCGGGCCGTATGTCGTGTTCGATGACCTTCCTGACACAGAGCAGGACGTCGCCTCGGCCTGCGGCTGGAGCTACATCGCCAAAGGAGAAGCGGGCATCCGACACGCGTTGCAAGTTCTACAGGCCGGTTTCGAGACAAACGACTCGACCTGCATTATCAAACATTGGCGGGCTTTCGTGCCATTGGACGATGTCCTCTGGCATCCCCCTCTATGCCGACCACTCCGTAGAATCTTCGATGAGCGTTTTGCCAGTATTCCTGGAAACTGA
- a CDS encoding ATP-binding protein — protein sequence MPNPAEAAQILQKLRKLRVDTSRDAGFITHLNRLLLRDEAGNLLPEPLRFSAGRETRGVMVVDGAGGGKTTLISRALERHPVLSGVTGRHYLDASVPSPATFKSMIGALLQRSGYPVITSNREGWSLWETLRGRLKDQGIIVLWIDEAHDLFCADRHLILRALKSMMQGDEAVIPILSGTERLHEIVRSDPQVQRRLSTLILKPVSEATDGAEFFAVMREYCRIAGLEPPLDSDLIPRLFHGARYRFGRCIETLVGAIEFALEAQASRLDIVYFAEFWAMQEGCPPGSNVFLAPDWPQINPDRDEADDMPVRGRSRRRA from the coding sequence ATGCCCAACCCTGCTGAAGCCGCTCAAATTCTGCAGAAACTGCGCAAACTCCGCGTCGATACATCGCGGGACGCCGGATTCATTACCCATCTCAACCGGCTGCTGTTACGGGATGAGGCGGGCAACCTCTTGCCCGAGCCACTGCGCTTTTCTGCGGGGCGCGAGACCCGTGGCGTGATGGTGGTGGATGGTGCTGGTGGCGGCAAGACCACGCTGATCTCCCGCGCTCTGGAACGGCACCCGGTTTTGTCGGGTGTCACGGGGCGGCACTACCTTGATGCCAGCGTGCCCAGTCCTGCCACCTTCAAGAGCATGATCGGCGCGCTGTTGCAGCGCAGCGGTTACCCGGTGATTACGTCCAATCGTGAGGGCTGGAGCCTTTGGGAAACTCTTCGGGGTCGGCTCAAGGATCAGGGCATTATTGTCCTCTGGATCGACGAGGCCCATGACCTGTTTTGTGCGGATCGCCACTTGATTTTGCGCGCCCTCAAATCCATGATGCAAGGGGACGAGGCTGTCATCCCGATCCTGTCCGGCACCGAGAGGCTGCATGAGATCGTCCGTTCCGACCCGCAGGTCCAGCGCCGGCTTTCGACGCTGATCCTGAAGCCGGTTTCGGAAGCGACTGATGGAGCAGAATTCTTCGCAGTAATGCGGGAATATTGCCGGATCGCCGGGCTTGAGCCACCGCTGGACAGTGATCTGATCCCGCGCTTGTTCCATGGGGCACGTTATCGGTTCGGCCGCTGCATCGAAACCTTGGTCGGCGCCATCGAGTTTGCTCTGGAGGCACAGGCATCCCGCTTGGATATTGTCTACTTTGCGGAGTTCTGGGCGATGCAGGAGGGCTGCCCGCCTGGCAGCAATGTCTTCCTTGCACCGGACTGGCCGCAGATCAATCCCGATAGGGACGAGGCGGATGACATGCCTGTGCGCGGGCGGTCACGGCGGCGGGCATGA
- a CDS encoding Mu transposase C-terminal domain-containing protein: MHMHNLTFDTNRHHYAFGKYDRITIEGQIYRTSLYGRNEEGWLLELDDGSGRCSSFTHQKLSRLGSMRRIRVEHNFYAPESSRQRLLTGGILISELSAKPAARLTKKHAYIEAFFEMERQNLINRTDAAIDANKFELRGRAMDYATQFQGGEGTQQSLDFSKCPSPRTLRRWLAEHRKAGVSGLVDAMNRRGNRNRLMGPEQNALMMREVKRYASEDRPNIRTIHENVSIAFEARNQARVADGLHPFPVPSYETVRRAIHMLDPFEVEVAREGIEAARKKFMPVGEGLRPTRPLERVEIDENTIDIISLTESWGLRELLTDEEQKILGLDRGKARWFVTVAICATTRCIVGMAFSRSAKEKASLQVLQMILRDKGKWADAAGSLGSWDMHGTPILIVTDNGPAFKSELFRTACADLGITTLRAPAGLPQMRARNERFFHSLNTGLLPRLPGRTFSSVREKGDADPEARAALTFDDLAFCLVRWIVDIYHNAPHAGLGGETPLNCWRRLTAEWGVQPPPDMGLHRVIFGERLPRKLSREGVSVMGLRYHSEALAQLMTKREERDVEVRWHPDDIGRVTVYAGEHKFEVGTVLSGFDGMSARQWVAATRRLKAANAGRKTYDQEMIHAAITAIEARSTAAAQMAGLLVDEWTPERIRGFEASLYIGFNVGGKKSAQPAATDGIGRSIPDLEIHAPLPALPVAGPAAKNLDLPDASPVTQPWSITE; this comes from the coding sequence ATGCATATGCATAACCTCACCTTTGATACCAACCGCCACCATTATGCCTTCGGCAAATATGACCGCATCACCATTGAAGGTCAGATCTACCGGACTTCGCTTTATGGCCGAAATGAAGAAGGCTGGCTGCTGGAGCTGGATGATGGTTCTGGTCGGTGCAGCAGCTTCACCCATCAGAAGCTGAGCCGCTTGGGCTCGATGCGGCGCATCCGGGTTGAACACAATTTTTATGCGCCCGAGAGCTCCAGGCAGCGTCTTCTTACCGGAGGCATTCTGATCTCGGAGCTGTCGGCTAAACCTGCAGCTCGGCTGACTAAGAAGCACGCCTATATCGAAGCCTTCTTTGAAATGGAGCGTCAAAACCTCATCAACCGCACTGATGCGGCCATTGATGCCAACAAGTTCGAGTTGCGGGGCCGGGCTATGGACTACGCAACGCAGTTCCAAGGCGGAGAAGGCACCCAGCAGTCGCTGGATTTCAGCAAGTGTCCATCACCGCGCACCTTGCGCCGGTGGCTTGCCGAGCACCGGAAGGCGGGCGTAAGCGGTCTCGTTGATGCTATGAACCGGCGCGGGAACCGCAACCGTCTGATGGGTCCTGAACAGAATGCGCTGATGATGCGCGAGGTCAAACGGTATGCCAGCGAAGATCGGCCGAATATCCGGACGATCCATGAAAATGTCTCCATTGCCTTTGAGGCGCGCAACCAAGCACGGGTGGCGGACGGGCTGCACCCCTTCCCCGTTCCTAGCTATGAGACCGTGCGCCGGGCAATCCACATGCTCGATCCTTTCGAGGTTGAGGTTGCCCGAGAGGGAATTGAGGCGGCTCGGAAGAAATTCATGCCGGTTGGCGAAGGCCTGCGCCCGACCCGTCCACTCGAGCGTGTGGAAATCGATGAAAACACAATCGATATCATCTCGCTGACCGAATCTTGGGGGCTGCGTGAACTGCTGACAGACGAGGAACAGAAGATCCTCGGGCTGGATCGCGGCAAGGCGCGCTGGTTTGTGACAGTCGCCATCTGTGCCACGACACGCTGTATTGTTGGCATGGCCTTTTCACGTTCAGCCAAGGAAAAGGCCTCTCTGCAGGTGTTGCAGATGATCCTGCGCGATAAGGGCAAATGGGCCGATGCGGCCGGTTCCCTCGGATCCTGGGATATGCATGGCACTCCGATCCTAATTGTTACCGACAATGGCCCGGCCTTCAAATCCGAGCTTTTCCGGACGGCCTGTGCGGATCTGGGCATCACCACACTGCGGGCGCCCGCCGGGCTGCCTCAGATGCGGGCCCGTAACGAGCGCTTCTTCCACAGTCTGAACACCGGTCTGTTGCCCCGTCTGCCGGGCCGCACCTTCAGCAGTGTCCGCGAAAAGGGAGATGCAGACCCGGAGGCGCGCGCAGCGCTGACCTTCGATGATCTGGCGTTCTGTCTAGTGCGCTGGATCGTCGATATCTATCACAATGCCCCGCATGCCGGTTTGGGTGGGGAAACGCCGCTGAATTGCTGGCGTCGCCTGACTGCTGAATGGGGTGTTCAGCCCCCACCGGATATGGGCCTGCATCGGGTTATCTTCGGCGAACGGCTGCCCCGCAAATTGTCCCGTGAGGGCGTGAGCGTGATGGGCTTGCGTTATCACTCTGAAGCGCTGGCGCAGCTGATGACCAAACGGGAAGAGCGCGATGTCGAGGTCCGCTGGCATCCGGACGATATCGGCAGGGTGACCGTCTATGCAGGAGAGCATAAGTTCGAGGTTGGCACGGTCCTGTCCGGCTTCGACGGCATGTCTGCCCGCCAATGGGTGGCCGCAACACGGCGACTGAAGGCAGCAAATGCCGGCCGCAAAACCTACGATCAAGAGATGATCCATGCCGCGATCACCGCGATCGAAGCGCGCAGCACTGCGGCGGCCCAGATGGCCGGGTTGCTCGTCGACGAATGGACGCCCGAGCGGATCCGAGGCTTTGAGGCCAGCCTCTATATCGGCTTCAATGTGGGTGGCAAGAAATCGGCACAGCCTGCCGCGACGGATGGCATCGGTCGCTCCATTCCTGACCTGGAAATTCATGCGCCGCTCCCGGCGCTCCCGGTCGCTGGTCCCGCCGCAAAAAATCTCGACCTGCCCGACGCATCTCCCGTAACGCAACCTTGGTCCATCACGGAGTAA
- a CDS encoding AAA family ATPase, translated as MIDRIQLLRNVGQFDNVSPQQQFTPLTLIYGENGRGKTTVAEILRSLATNDPALVTERRRLGSPHPPHVVISHAAGSAIFQNGAWNRHLPDITIFDDAFVSANVCSGIEIQAAHRQGLHELILGAQGVALSADLQIHVQRIEGHNTALRELADAIPAAARGPYKVDPFCALPPDEAIDVKIQEAERRLAAARASDAIRQRSGFQEFGLPDFDLDAIDQILERGLPGLEADAAARVRAHIAKLGQGGESWVADGMPRIERASQGQDGEICPFCAQDIAGSDIIAHYRAYFSQAYDDLKAVIRQTGIGVRDTHGGDIPPAFERNIRTAAQTHEFWKDFTELPEIEIDTAAIAREWSAARDAVLGQLREKAAVPLDQMRLTPETRQAVQSYRARIAEVATLSASVLGANARLDIVKEQAQADDLAALTSDLAKLNAQKLRFDPAVAQCCDAYLAEKEAKGATELLRTQARTALDQYREQIFPAYEAAINDFLRRFGASFRLGEVQSVNMRSGSSASYCVVINQQNVNLTAEAGPSFRNTLSAGDRNTLALAFFFASLEQDPNLANKIVVIDDPMTSLDEHRTLRTREEILAMGRRVQQVIVLSHSKAFLCHLWEQADRNAAVALRINRAAIGSEIAGWDVRNDSISEYDKRHELVRGYLRAADPNQERAVATALRPILEAFMRIAYPEYFPPGTLLGPFIRTCEQRVGGANEILSAADITELNRLKDYANRFHHDSNPAWQVAAINDSELTDFVERTLLFASRR; from the coding sequence ATGATTGATCGCATTCAGCTTCTCAGAAATGTCGGGCAGTTCGACAATGTCAGCCCGCAGCAACAGTTTACGCCCCTCACTTTAATCTATGGAGAAAACGGGCGGGGAAAGACAACCGTTGCGGAAATTCTGCGCTCTCTTGCGACAAATGACCCGGCTCTAGTGACAGAGCGTCGGAGGCTGGGTTCGCCGCATCCGCCGCATGTTGTCATCTCCCATGCCGCCGGAAGTGCCATCTTTCAAAATGGTGCCTGGAACCGACATCTCCCCGATATCACAATCTTCGATGACGCGTTTGTCTCGGCCAATGTATGCTCCGGAATCGAAATCCAAGCAGCCCATCGTCAGGGCCTGCATGAGCTTATTCTTGGGGCGCAGGGGGTTGCTTTGAGCGCAGACCTTCAGATCCATGTGCAGCGGATCGAGGGGCATAATACCGCGCTCCGTGAGCTGGCCGATGCTATTCCCGCCGCCGCGCGCGGGCCCTACAAAGTCGATCCGTTCTGTGCCTTGCCGCCGGATGAGGCGATCGATGTCAAAATTCAGGAAGCAGAGCGACGCCTGGCCGCTGCCCGCGCATCCGATGCCATCCGTCAGCGTTCCGGTTTTCAGGAATTTGGCCTCCCAGATTTTGATCTTGATGCTATTGACCAAATTCTGGAGCGAGGCTTGCCCGGTCTTGAAGCGGATGCGGCTGCCCGCGTTAGGGCCCATATCGCCAAACTGGGTCAAGGCGGCGAAAGCTGGGTTGCAGATGGGATGCCCCGGATAGAGCGAGCATCCCAAGGACAAGATGGTGAAATCTGCCCATTCTGTGCCCAGGACATTGCAGGCTCAGACATCATCGCGCACTATCGCGCCTATTTCTCGCAAGCCTATGATGACTTGAAGGCCGTCATTCGCCAGACTGGGATCGGTGTTCGGGATACGCATGGCGGTGACATCCCTCCTGCCTTTGAACGCAACATCCGCACGGCTGCGCAAACGCATGAATTCTGGAAGGATTTCACAGAACTTCCGGAAATTGAGATTGATACCGCAGCCATTGCCCGTGAATGGAGCGCGGCGCGCGATGCCGTTCTTGGGCAGCTTCGGGAAAAGGCCGCTGTGCCGCTGGATCAGATGCGCCTGACGCCGGAGACTCGCCAGGCGGTGCAGAGCTACCGCGCACGGATTGCCGAGGTCGCCACTCTCTCTGCCAGCGTGCTGGGTGCGAATGCGCGGCTCGATATCGTCAAGGAACAGGCACAAGCCGATGATCTCGCGGCGCTGACAAGTGATCTGGCAAAGCTGAATGCGCAAAAGCTACGGTTTGACCCTGCTGTTGCGCAGTGCTGCGACGCTTATCTTGCCGAAAAGGAAGCAAAAGGGGCCACCGAGCTCCTTCGCACTCAGGCCCGCACAGCGCTCGATCAATACCGGGAGCAGATCTTCCCGGCCTATGAAGCGGCCATCAACGATTTTCTGCGCCGCTTTGGGGCCTCGTTCCGGCTGGGCGAGGTCCAATCAGTCAACATGCGCTCAGGCTCTTCTGCATCCTACTGCGTGGTCATCAACCAGCAAAACGTCAACCTGACGGCCGAGGCAGGACCTTCCTTCCGTAACACCTTGAGCGCCGGAGACCGGAACACGCTGGCGCTCGCGTTCTTCTTCGCTTCGCTTGAACAGGATCCCAACCTTGCCAACAAGATCGTCGTCATCGACGATCCGATGACCAGTCTGGATGAACATCGCACGCTGCGCACCCGCGAGGAGATATTAGCCATGGGCAGGCGGGTTCAGCAGGTTATTGTCCTATCCCATTCGAAGGCGTTTCTTTGTCACTTGTGGGAACAGGCCGATAGGAACGCGGCCGTTGCGCTGCGCATAAACAGGGCCGCTATCGGCTCTGAAATCGCTGGCTGGGATGTGCGGAATGACAGTATATCCGAGTATGACAAGCGCCATGAGCTTGTTCGCGGATATCTCCGGGCCGCCGATCCAAATCAAGAGCGAGCGGTTGCCACCGCACTTCGGCCGATTTTGGAGGCCTTTATGCGCATAGCCTATCCGGAATATTTCCCTCCAGGCACGCTGCTAGGCCCGTTCATCCGGACATGTGAGCAGCGAGTTGGCGGGGCCAATGAGATTCTCTCAGCGGCAGATATAACAGAACTGAACAGGCTGAAAGATTATGCAAATCGGTTCCACCACGACTCGAATCCTGCTTGGCAGGTTGCCGCAATCAACGATTCTGAGTTGACCGACTTTGTCGAGCGAACCTTGTTATTTGCTTCCCGCAGGTAG
- a CDS encoding type I restriction endonuclease subunit R, giving the protein MSDLHHEKHLEAYIVQKLAAQGWLVGNSAGYDPDYALYPEDLEAWMMTTQGAKWDKLAAMNGDKTREVVMKRLEVALEKDGLMHVLRRGFSIAGCGHLDLSEAAPEDQRNADVLHRYASNRLRVVPQLKYHPGRELAIDLGFFLNGLPLATVELKTDFTQSIEHAKNQYRNDRLPVDPISKRKHALLTFKRGAVVHFAMSDSEIWMTTKLAGENTFFLPFNQGFDGHGGNPPRLDGEYPVAYFWERICRPDNFLRIFHSFVYVEKKNVVDLKGNWSVKETLIFPRYHQFDAVNSMIADARAKGPGQAYLCEHSAGSGKTSTIAWTAHDLIKLRKEDGTPIFDAAIIVTDRNVLDGQLQDAVQQIDHQKGLIAAIDREKSSKSKSDQLTEALTKGTPIIVVTIQTFPFAMEAILTEKSLRDKNFAVIIDEAHTSQTGNTASKLQATLALSSKKDMADMTVEDILMEIQSSRKRPSNVSHFAFTATPKHSTMMLFGRPADPARPASDDNLPVAFHKYEMRQAIDEGFILDVLEGYVPYKTAFNLGKEMVDEKRVDGKAAKRALAAWMALHPTNVTQKVQFIMEHFSKNVAHRLDGKAKAMVVTSSRAAAVRYKKAFDAFIEANPAYQEIRALVAFSGKLTGKEVMHPNDDLLSNDIFTVDEDVEFTENNMNPGIGGQDLRIAFDRPEYRVMLVANKFQTGFDQPKLVAMYIDKKIANAVEIVQTLSRLNRTFPGKDQVFIIDFVNDPSSIQAAFAQYDSGAKIEQVQDLNVIYDIKDRLDAEGVYDNGHVLNFMTARYQTAAAFNTGGQTEHRAMFAATQEPTDTFNERLRGLRDIAQAAENAFERASLDGDDAGMKKADHDRARVAEAIGQMMEFKKGLGRFARTYSYIAQLIDLGDPELENFASFAQLLENRLNGIPPENVDLRGITLTGYDIKTRPPEGTDGEDGGSGDKKGLILKPEGSGGAARPGSVPVYIQEIISKLNSIFGEATPLNDQFSLVNQIVAIVRENAVVMAQVERNDKTSAMKGSLPGAVEAAIARAMSSHATLATLLLKSDRQALRLLIPMIYDLLKQGGQIELGQ; this is encoded by the coding sequence ATGAGCGATCTGCACCACGAAAAACATCTCGAGGCCTATATCGTCCAGAAACTAGCCGCCCAGGGCTGGCTGGTGGGCAACAGCGCCGGATACGATCCGGATTACGCCCTTTATCCCGAAGACCTCGAGGCCTGGATGATGACCACCCAGGGCGCGAAATGGGACAAGCTTGCCGCCATGAACGGCGACAAGACGCGCGAGGTGGTGATGAAGCGCCTTGAGGTCGCGCTGGAAAAGGACGGCCTGATGCATGTCCTGCGCCGTGGCTTCTCGATCGCGGGCTGCGGTCATCTGGACTTGTCCGAGGCCGCACCGGAGGACCAGCGCAACGCCGATGTGTTGCATCGCTATGCCTCGAACCGCCTGCGGGTTGTGCCGCAACTCAAATATCATCCTGGCCGGGAACTGGCGATCGACCTGGGGTTCTTCCTCAACGGTCTGCCTCTGGCCACGGTCGAACTGAAGACCGATTTCACCCAATCGATCGAACACGCCAAGAACCAGTATCGTAATGACCGCCTGCCGGTGGATCCGATCTCGAAACGCAAGCACGCGCTGCTGACGTTCAAGCGCGGCGCCGTGGTGCATTTCGCCATGTCCGATAGCGAGATCTGGATGACAACTAAATTGGCCGGCGAGAATACGTTCTTCCTGCCCTTCAATCAGGGCTTCGATGGCCACGGCGGCAACCCGCCCCGCCTAGATGGGGAATACCCGGTTGCCTATTTCTGGGAGCGGATCTGCCGGCCCGACAATTTCCTGCGGATCTTCCACAGCTTCGTCTATGTAGAGAAGAAGAACGTCGTTGACCTGAAAGGCAACTGGTCCGTCAAGGAAACCTTGATTTTCCCTCGTTACCACCAGTTCGATGCGGTGAACTCGATGATCGCGGACGCCAGGGCGAAGGGGCCCGGGCAGGCATATCTGTGCGAACACAGCGCAGGTTCAGGTAAGACCTCGACAATCGCCTGGACCGCTCACGACCTGATCAAGCTGCGCAAGGAGGACGGCACGCCGATCTTCGACGCCGCTATCATCGTGACTGACCGCAATGTCCTCGACGGGCAGCTGCAGGACGCGGTGCAGCAGATCGATCACCAAAAGGGGCTGATTGCCGCCATCGACCGCGAAAAATCCTCGAAGTCGAAGAGCGACCAGCTGACGGAGGCGTTGACCAAGGGCACCCCGATCATCGTCGTGACGATTCAGACCTTCCCCTTCGCCATGGAAGCAATCCTGACGGAAAAGTCGCTGCGGGATAAGAACTTCGCGGTGATCATCGACGAGGCCCATACCTCACAGACCGGCAATACCGCCTCGAAGCTGCAGGCAACACTGGCCCTGTCCTCGAAGAAGGATATGGCCGACATGACGGTCGAAGATATCCTTATGGAAATCCAAAGCTCGCGGAAGCGGCCGTCGAACGTCTCGCATTTTGCCTTCACCGCGACGCCCAAGCATTCGACCATGATGCTCTTTGGTCGCCCGGCCGATCCGGCCAGGCCTGCGTCGGACGACAACCTGCCGGTGGCGTTCCACAAATACGAGATGCGTCAGGCCATCGATGAGGGCTTCATCCTCGATGTCCTGGAGGGCTATGTGCCCTACAAGACCGCATTCAATCTCGGCAAGGAGATGGTCGACGAGAAGCGCGTGGACGGCAAGGCCGCGAAACGCGCCTTGGCCGCCTGGATGGCGCTCCACCCAACGAACGTGACCCAGAAAGTCCAGTTCATCATGGAGCATTTCTCGAAGAACGTGGCACACCGTTTGGATGGGAAAGCCAAAGCCATGGTTGTGACCAGCTCCCGCGCGGCCGCGGTGCGCTACAAGAAGGCCTTTGACGCCTTCATCGAGGCCAACCCGGCCTATCAGGAAATTCGGGCCCTGGTGGCATTTTCCGGCAAGCTGACCGGAAAGGAGGTCATGCATCCTAACGACGACCTTCTGAGCAATGACATCTTCACCGTCGATGAGGATGTGGAGTTCACCGAAAACAACATGAACCCCGGCATCGGCGGCCAGGATCTGCGGATCGCCTTTGACCGCCCGGAATACCGCGTGATGCTGGTGGCGAACAAATTCCAGACAGGTTTCGATCAGCCTAAGCTGGTGGCGATGTATATCGACAAAAAGATCGCCAACGCGGTCGAGATAGTGCAGACCCTGTCGCGTCTCAATCGCACCTTCCCGGGCAAGGATCAGGTCTTCATCATCGACTTTGTGAATGATCCGAGCAGCATCCAGGCCGCCTTTGCGCAATATGACAGTGGGGCGAAGATCGAGCAGGTCCAGGATCTGAATGTCATCTATGACATCAAGGACAGGCTGGACGCTGAGGGAGTCTATGACAACGGGCATGTTCTGAACTTTATGACCGCCCGATACCAGACCGCCGCGGCCTTCAACACCGGTGGCCAAACCGAGCATAGGGCCATGTTTGCGGCCACCCAGGAACCTACGGACACCTTCAATGAGAGGCTGAGGGGGCTGCGTGATATTGCGCAGGCCGCCGAAAATGCCTTCGAAAGGGCCAGTCTGGATGGTGATGACGCCGGTATGAAGAAGGCGGATCATGACCGCGCCCGAGTCGCCGAGGCTATCGGGCAAATGATGGAGTTCAAGAAGGGTCTGGGGCGCTTTGCCAGAACCTACTCTTACATCGCCCAGCTCATTGATCTTGGCGATCCGGAGTTGGAGAATTTTGCATCCTTCGCCCAGCTCCTGGAAAACCGGCTCAACGGCATTCCGCCGGAGAACGTGGATCTCCGCGGAATCACCCTGACCGGCTATGATATCAAGACCCGTCCTCCGGAAGGCACCGACGGGGAAGATGGGGGAAGCGGGGATAAAAAGGGCCTCATCCTCAAGCCGGAGGGCTCCGGCGGTGCCGCAAGGCCTGGTTCGGTTCCCGTCTATATTCAGGAAATCATTTCGAAGCTGAACAGCATCTTCGGCGAAGCTACCCCCCTCAATGATCAGTTCAGCCTTGTGAATCAGATTGTTGCGATCGTAAGGGAGAACGCGGTGGTCATGGCGCAGGTCGAACGCAATGATAAAACCAGCGCCATGAAAGGGAGTCTTCCCGGAGCGGTCGAGGCTGCCATTGCGCGGGCCATGTCATCCCACGCGACCCTCGCCACGCTACTCCTGAAATCTGACCGTCAGGCGCTCCGACTGCTTATCCCGATGATCTATGACCTTTTGAAGCAGGGCGGACAGATCGAACTTGGCCAATGA